In a single window of the Nocardioides sp. L-11A genome:
- a CDS encoding MFS transporter: protein MSTELAPTLEAPPDPSPEGAAVASGPKLRRVALASCAGTTIEFYDFFIYGTAAALVFPTVFFPALGASAGAVASFATFAVAFGARPLGAVLFGHYGDRLGRKRTLISTLLLMGAATFLIGCLPSSDSIGVAAPVILVVLRVAQGLAVGGEWAGATLLAAEYAPPSRRGLFATFPQLGPALAFALSSGTFLVVNQLVGETSGAFLDWGWRLPFLGSALLVLVGLYVRLAVEETPVFQDVDDRRRTTTAKRTAPIVDTFRRQWREVLVAAGSLAMLFAFFYVGTAFLTSYGATAMGLSRGTLLTVGVAASAVFGASIVLSGVYSDRIGRVKVVRGACYAAVPWGLVLFTVLDGGSTVAFAIGLVGTLVIFGAAYGPAGALLPEMFDAEYRYTGAGIAYNLAGVIGGGTAPILAAELAPTYGGDAVGLMLAAFGALSLACSLLLPETNRRSLAADAPS, encoded by the coding sequence GTGAGCACCGAGCTCGCTCCCACGCTCGAAGCCCCGCCCGACCCGTCGCCGGAGGGCGCCGCCGTCGCCTCCGGCCCGAAGCTGCGCCGGGTCGCGCTCGCCAGCTGTGCCGGCACCACCATCGAGTTCTACGACTTCTTCATCTACGGCACCGCCGCTGCCCTGGTCTTCCCGACCGTGTTCTTCCCCGCCCTCGGAGCATCGGCAGGCGCGGTGGCGTCGTTCGCGACCTTCGCCGTGGCCTTCGGCGCCCGACCTCTCGGCGCCGTGCTGTTCGGGCACTACGGCGACCGGCTGGGTCGCAAGCGGACCCTGATCAGCACGCTTCTGCTGATGGGTGCCGCGACCTTCCTCATCGGCTGCCTGCCCTCGTCCGACAGCATCGGCGTGGCCGCTCCCGTGATCCTGGTCGTGCTCCGCGTCGCGCAGGGGCTCGCCGTCGGCGGAGAGTGGGCCGGCGCGACGCTGCTGGCCGCCGAGTACGCCCCGCCCAGCCGCCGCGGCCTCTTCGCGACCTTCCCCCAGCTCGGTCCGGCGCTGGCCTTCGCGCTCTCCAGCGGCACCTTCCTGGTCGTGAACCAGCTCGTCGGTGAGACCTCCGGCGCCTTCCTCGACTGGGGCTGGCGGCTGCCCTTCCTCGGCAGCGCCCTCCTGGTGCTGGTAGGGCTCTACGTGCGTCTCGCGGTCGAGGAGACGCCGGTGTTCCAGGACGTCGACGACCGGCGTCGCACCACCACCGCGAAGCGGACCGCGCCGATCGTGGACACCTTCCGGCGCCAGTGGCGCGAGGTCCTCGTCGCCGCCGGCTCCCTGGCGATGCTGTTCGCCTTCTTCTACGTCGGCACCGCCTTCCTGACGTCGTACGGCGCCACGGCGATGGGCCTCAGCCGGGGCACGCTGCTGACCGTCGGCGTCGCGGCGAGCGCGGTGTTCGGCGCGTCCATCGTGCTCTCCGGCGTCTACAGCGACCGGATCGGACGGGTGAAGGTGGTGCGTGGTGCCTGCTATGCGGCGGTGCCGTGGGGCCTGGTGCTGTTCACCGTCCTCGACGGCGGGTCCACGGTCGCCTTCGCGATCGGCCTGGTCGGGACCCTGGTGATCTTCGGGGCGGCCTACGGCCCGGCCGGCGCGCTGCTGCCCGAGATGTTCGACGCGGAGTACCGGTACACGGGCGCCGGCATCGCGTACAACCTCGCGGGTGTCATCGGCGGGGGCACGGCCCCCATCCTCGCTGCCGAGCTCGCGCCGACCTACGGCGGCGACGCGGTGGGCCTGATGCTCGCGGCGTTCGGGGCCCTCTCGCTCGCCTGCAGCCTCCTGCTGCCCGAGACCAATCGGCGGTCCCTGGCCGCTGACGCCCCCTCCTGA
- a CDS encoding serine hydrolase, with protein sequence MKQMNRTRSILAAALLVGTAGLAVVQPLSSGASSAAEPTVPPKVCEMTRTGEYPRARPEEVGLDPALVAKAAAYWTSTGSETVKIFKNGCLVKEGGLDKVFDRIPRLNWSQTKTITALVAGVAQYHGLIEVDDPIGRYLPDDLGDEVHRSVKIRHVLNMTTGYRMNWVRGLNLVADHSRVRGILAADQVHPPGTYYHYDQDTPSLVNYVVQRAIWEKVDPDLDLQDWLQRELFDKLGIPKSAYFWQRDRSGTTLGYSQLFLRPLEFGRFGELMRTGGTYQGVRLIGEEFMRGLTRGAVNDAGESVNCGYGYLVWRNGCRPDEHQVNISLFGRSEITPTGPWIASAPRDMYYSWGLHGQHIFVIPSLDMVVTRSGEVPPDALPGVVRLDPDAVVSGAQKGGYFRFFRILMNSVEAMPADVDIAQPTGPYRWTPSLDVDLKDFVHPDAILGSYLGLGKEAPIGCTVLACKDEPNDGLKWVLDVPRVVPGIVGLDRRPNG encoded by the coding sequence ATGAAGCAGATGAACCGAACCCGCTCGATCCTGGCAGCTGCGCTCCTGGTCGGCACGGCCGGCCTCGCCGTCGTGCAGCCCCTGAGCAGTGGCGCGAGCAGCGCCGCGGAACCGACCGTGCCCCCGAAGGTCTGCGAGATGACCCGGACCGGGGAATACCCGCGGGCCCGCCCCGAGGAGGTCGGGCTCGACCCGGCGCTGGTCGCCAAGGCGGCGGCGTACTGGACCTCGACCGGCTCGGAGACGGTCAAGATCTTCAAGAACGGCTGCCTCGTGAAGGAGGGCGGCCTGGACAAGGTCTTCGACCGGATCCCACGGTTGAACTGGAGCCAGACCAAGACGATCACCGCTCTCGTGGCGGGCGTCGCGCAGTACCACGGGCTGATCGAGGTGGACGACCCGATCGGCAGGTACCTGCCCGACGACCTGGGGGACGAGGTGCACCGGTCGGTCAAGATCCGGCACGTCCTCAACATGACGACCGGGTACCGGATGAACTGGGTCCGCGGACTCAATCTGGTCGCCGACCACTCCCGGGTCCGGGGCATCCTGGCCGCCGACCAGGTCCACCCGCCCGGCACCTACTACCACTACGACCAGGACACCCCGTCCCTCGTGAACTACGTCGTCCAGCGGGCGATCTGGGAGAAGGTCGATCCCGATCTCGACCTCCAGGACTGGCTGCAGCGAGAGCTGTTCGACAAGCTGGGGATCCCGAAGTCGGCGTACTTCTGGCAGCGTGACCGGTCGGGCACCACCCTCGGCTACTCCCAGCTCTTCCTGCGTCCGCTCGAGTTCGGTCGGTTCGGGGAGCTGATGCGCACCGGCGGCACCTACCAGGGCGTGCGGCTGATCGGGGAGGAGTTCATGCGCGGGCTCACCCGGGGCGCGGTGAACGACGCCGGCGAGAGCGTCAACTGCGGGTACGGGTACCTGGTATGGCGCAACGGCTGCCGACCCGACGAGCACCAGGTCAACATCTCCCTGTTCGGCCGGAGCGAGATCACGCCCACCGGCCCGTGGATCGCGTCGGCACCCCGCGACATGTACTACTCGTGGGGGCTGCACGGCCAGCACATCTTCGTGATCCCCAGCCTCGACATGGTGGTGACCCGCAGCGGCGAGGTGCCGCCGGACGCCCTGCCCGGCGTCGTCCGGCTCGACCCCGACGCGGTGGTCAGCGGTGCCCAGAAGGGCGGGTACTTCAGGTTCTTCCGGATCCTGATGAACTCCGTCGAGGCGATGCCCGCGGACGTCGACATCGCGCAGCCGACGGGACCGTACCGGTGGACGCCGTCGCTGGACGTCGACCTGAAGGACTTCGTCCACCCGGACGCCATCCTCGGCTCCTACCTGGGCCTCGGCAAGGAGGCGCCCATCGGCTGCACCGTGCTGGCGTGCAAGGACGAGCCGAACGACGGTCTGAAGTGGGTGCTCGACGTGCCCCGCGTCGTACCGGGGATCGTCGGACTCGACCGCCGGCCGAACGGCTGA
- a CDS encoding methylmalonyl-CoA mutase family protein: protein MPEHALHVPQHPVRLVTASSLFDGHDASINIMRRIFQSQGCEVIHLGHNRSVAEVVEAAIEEDVQGIAVSSYQGGHVEYFEYLTQLLRERGAGHIKVVGGGGGVIVHDEIDRLRSSGVTIFSPEDGQRLGLPGMVNTVVEACDTDLWETGGVTAEQVLSGDRAALARAITGAELGRLDQGLLDRLSEAAAAHAVPVLGITGTGGSGKSSLTDELVRRLRVDQQDKVRVAVLAVDPTRRKGGGALLGDRIRMNSLDLTGHGLDRNQVYFRSLATRGAHEVPEHLTDVLTVIKAAGFDLVVVETPGIGQGDAAIVPFVDTSLYVMTPEFGAASQLEKIDMLDFADAVAINKFERRGAEDALRDVGRQMVRNREAFGKQPADMPVFGTSAATFDDDGVTALYQHLRGLLVGKGLAAGEGMLAPVDGKKSTRIKTVLPADRVRYLAEIAGTVRDYHAETEMLVEKARRAQRFSAVAEELAEIEDLAAAAARANDDLPLDVRDQLAGWPGVVAQYDEDTATRGRESLSGNRVPRVAVPRFEDHGELVRYWRRENLPGHFPFTAGVFPFKRADEDPARMFAGEGDPFRTNKRFRMLSEGQPATRLSTAFDSVTLYGRDPDERPDIYGKVGTSGVSVATLEDMKALYDGFDLLSPTTSVSMTINGPAPTVLAFYLNTAMDQARERGLDPYEALRSIRGTVQADILKEDQGQNTCLFSTEFSLRCMADIQEWFIQQQVRNFYSVSISGYHIAEAGANPISQLAFTLANGFTYVESYLARGMDIDDFAPNLSFFFSNGMDPEYTVIGRVARRIWAVAMRDRYGANERSQKLKYHVQTSGRSLHAQEMDFNDIRTTLQALIAIYDNANSLHTNAYDEAVTTPSAESVRRALAIQLIINREWGLASNENPLQGSYVVDELTDLVEAAVLTEFDRISERGGVLGAMETGYQRGRIQDESMLYEHRKHDGTLPIIGVNTFRAPESGDGTPDEIELARATTEEKESQLVRLRDFQSRHADDATAAIARLKEAATTGENIFAVLMDAARVCSLGQVTEAFFEVGGQYRRNV, encoded by the coding sequence ATGCCCGAGCACGCCCTGCACGTCCCGCAGCACCCCGTCCGCCTGGTGACGGCGTCCAGCCTGTTCGACGGCCACGACGCCTCGATCAACATCATGCGGCGGATCTTCCAGAGCCAGGGCTGCGAGGTGATCCACCTCGGGCACAACCGCTCGGTGGCCGAGGTGGTCGAGGCCGCGATCGAGGAGGACGTGCAGGGCATCGCCGTGTCGTCGTACCAGGGCGGGCACGTGGAGTACTTCGAGTACCTCACCCAGCTGCTCCGCGAGCGCGGCGCCGGCCACATCAAGGTCGTCGGCGGCGGCGGCGGCGTCATCGTCCACGACGAGATCGACCGGCTGCGCAGCTCGGGCGTCACGATCTTCTCCCCCGAGGACGGCCAGCGGCTCGGCCTCCCGGGCATGGTCAACACGGTCGTCGAGGCGTGCGACACCGACCTGTGGGAGACCGGCGGCGTCACCGCCGAGCAGGTCCTCAGCGGCGACCGCGCGGCGCTCGCCCGCGCCATCACCGGCGCCGAGCTGGGCCGGCTCGACCAGGGCCTGCTCGACCGGCTCTCGGAGGCCGCGGCCGCCCACGCCGTACCCGTCCTCGGCATCACCGGCACCGGCGGCTCCGGCAAGTCCAGTCTCACCGACGAGCTGGTCCGCCGCCTGCGCGTCGACCAGCAGGACAAGGTCCGGGTCGCCGTGCTCGCCGTCGACCCGACCCGGCGCAAGGGCGGCGGCGCGCTGCTCGGCGACCGGATCCGGATGAACAGCCTCGACCTCACCGGCCACGGGCTCGACCGCAACCAGGTCTACTTCCGCAGCCTCGCCACCCGCGGGGCCCACGAGGTGCCCGAGCACCTCACCGACGTGCTCACCGTGATCAAGGCGGCCGGCTTCGACCTCGTCGTCGTGGAGACCCCCGGGATCGGCCAGGGCGACGCCGCGATCGTGCCGTTCGTCGACACCTCGCTCTACGTGATGACGCCCGAGTTCGGCGCGGCGTCGCAGCTGGAGAAGATCGACATGCTCGACTTCGCCGACGCGGTCGCGATCAACAAGTTCGAGCGCCGCGGCGCCGAGGACGCCCTGCGCGACGTCGGGCGCCAGATGGTCCGCAACCGCGAGGCCTTCGGCAAGCAGCCCGCCGACATGCCGGTCTTCGGCACCTCCGCCGCCACCTTCGACGACGACGGCGTCACCGCGCTCTACCAGCACCTGCGCGGCCTGCTCGTCGGCAAGGGCCTCGCCGCCGGCGAGGGCATGCTCGCCCCGGTCGACGGCAAGAAGTCGACCCGGATCAAGACCGTGCTGCCCGCCGACCGGGTGCGCTACCTCGCCGAGATCGCCGGGACCGTGCGCGACTACCACGCCGAGACCGAGATGCTCGTCGAGAAGGCCCGCCGCGCGCAGCGCTTCTCCGCCGTGGCCGAGGAGCTCGCCGAGATCGAGGACCTCGCGGCCGCTGCGGCCCGGGCCAACGACGACCTGCCGCTCGACGTCCGCGACCAGCTGGCGGGATGGCCCGGCGTCGTCGCGCAGTACGACGAGGACACCGCGACCCGGGGCCGGGAGTCGCTCTCGGGCAACCGGGTCCCGCGGGTCGCCGTACCCCGGTTCGAGGACCACGGCGAGCTGGTCCGCTACTGGCGCCGCGAGAACCTGCCCGGCCACTTCCCCTTCACCGCCGGCGTCTTCCCGTTCAAGCGCGCCGACGAGGACCCGGCCCGCATGTTCGCCGGCGAGGGCGACCCGTTCCGCACCAACAAGCGGTTCCGGATGCTGTCGGAGGGCCAGCCGGCGACCCGCCTCTCGACGGCCTTCGACTCGGTCACCCTCTACGGCCGCGACCCCGACGAGCGCCCCGACATCTACGGCAAGGTCGGCACCTCCGGCGTGTCCGTCGCGACGCTCGAGGACATGAAGGCGCTGTACGACGGCTTCGACCTGCTCTCCCCCACCACCTCGGTGTCGATGACCATCAACGGCCCCGCCCCGACGGTGCTGGCGTTCTACCTCAACACCGCGATGGACCAGGCCCGCGAGCGCGGCCTCGACCCGTACGAGGCGCTCAGGTCGATCCGCGGCACCGTCCAGGCCGACATCCTCAAGGAGGACCAGGGGCAGAACACCTGCCTGTTCTCCACGGAGTTCTCGCTGCGCTGCATGGCCGACATCCAGGAGTGGTTCATCCAGCAGCAGGTCCGCAACTTCTACTCCGTCTCCATCTCCGGCTACCACATCGCCGAGGCCGGGGCGAACCCGATCAGCCAGCTCGCGTTCACCCTCGCCAACGGCTTCACCTACGTCGAGTCGTACCTCGCCCGCGGCATGGACATCGACGACTTCGCGCCCAACCTGTCGTTCTTCTTCTCCAACGGCATGGACCCGGAGTACACCGTGATCGGCCGGGTCGCGCGCCGGATCTGGGCGGTCGCCATGCGTGACCGGTACGGCGCCAACGAGCGCTCCCAGAAGCTGAAGTACCACGTCCAGACGTCCGGCCGCTCGCTGCACGCGCAGGAGATGGACTTCAACGACATCCGCACCACGCTGCAGGCACTCATCGCGATCTACGACAACGCGAACTCGCTGCACACCAATGCCTACGACGAGGCGGTCACCACCCCGTCGGCGGAGTCGGTGCGGCGCGCGCTCGCGATCCAGCTGATCATCAACCGCGAGTGGGGTCTGGCCTCCAACGAGAACCCACTCCAGGGCTCGTACGTCGTCGACGAGCTCACGGACCTCGTCGAGGCCGCGGTGCTGACGGAGTTCGACCGCATCTCGGAGCGCGGCGGCGTCCTCGGCGCCATGGAGACCGGCTACCAGCGCGGCCGGATCCAGGACGAGTCGATGCTCTACGAGCACCGCAAGCACGACGGCACCCTGCCGATCATCGGCGTCAACACCTTCCGCGCCCCGGAGAGCGGCGACGGCACGCCCGACGAGATCGAGCTGGCCCGCGCCACGACCGAGGAGAAGGAGTCGCAGCTGGTGCGCCTGCGCGACTTCCAGTCCCGCCACGCCGACGACGCCACCGCCGCCATCGCGCGGCTCAAGGAGGCGGCCACCACCGGCGAGAACATCTTCGCCGTCCTCATGGACGCGGCGAGGGTCTGCTCACTCGGCCAGGTCACCGAGGCGTTCTTCGAGGTGGGCGGGCAGTACCGGCGCAACGTCTGA
- a CDS encoding MarR family transcriptional regulator encodes MPDPRLPFDPIDRAGDLWEKHFGDATAMRLATSVMRVQQLMIGALDAALKPFGLTFSRYEVLVLLLFSQHGSLPLSKIGERLMVHPTSVTSAIDRLEAQGFVVRVPDEADRRRTLARLTPEGRATVRRATTAVTAIDFAVTGLSGDQQADAYGLLRQVRQASGDFAG; translated from the coding sequence ATGCCCGACCCCCGCCTGCCGTTCGACCCGATCGACCGTGCCGGCGACCTGTGGGAGAAGCACTTCGGCGACGCGACCGCGATGCGCCTGGCGACCTCGGTCATGCGGGTCCAGCAGTTGATGATCGGCGCGCTGGACGCCGCCCTGAAGCCCTTCGGGCTGACCTTCTCCCGCTACGAGGTGCTGGTGCTGCTGCTGTTCAGCCAGCACGGCTCGCTGCCGCTCAGCAAGATCGGGGAGCGGCTGATGGTGCACCCCACCTCGGTCACGAGTGCGATCGACCGGCTCGAGGCGCAGGGCTTCGTGGTCCGCGTGCCCGACGAGGCCGACCGCCGGCGTACCCTCGCCCGGCTGACGCCCGAGGGTCGCGCCACCGTGCGCCGGGCGACCACGGCGGTGACCGCGATCGACTTCGCCGTGACCGGGCTGAGCGGGGACCAGCAGGCCGACGCCTACGGCCTGCTGCGGCAGGTGCGGCAGGCGTCGGGCGACTTCGCGGGCTGA
- a CDS encoding AraC family transcriptional regulator, whose translation MTLENALLVDGDGSPTDRHLVLESRSWDEIRVNTDQVYMPFRARPSGAGIPHSTNYTAGVGPFTLSRFRYGTGVDIEDFEPAAGRGIVLTSVAGRVRHRGDVVTAAGETYAVDVSHCRYWLSADPEHDQLNLTFRHQDLADLHLRWFGTAASPRLWELAFGLGGPGSSWLALLDYAARGVAELPEEMADGALGRRVAELMGVHLLTEWSRRFGEVPDVATPAPRYVGAAEAYLREHASAAPTLGEVAAAVGVSVRALTLGFRRYRDRSPIAFLRDLRMDGVRADLLDAGPDATVSSVIAGWGYVNHGVFARSYEQRFGELPSVTLGRASTRR comes from the coding sequence ATGACGCTGGAGAACGCGCTGCTGGTCGACGGCGACGGCTCGCCGACCGACCGGCACCTGGTGCTCGAGTCGCGCAGCTGGGACGAGATCCGGGTGAACACCGACCAGGTGTACATGCCCTTCCGGGCGCGTCCGTCCGGCGCGGGTATCCCGCACTCGACCAACTATACGGCGGGGGTGGGCCCCTTCACGCTGAGTCGCTTCCGCTACGGCACCGGCGTCGACATCGAGGACTTCGAACCCGCGGCCGGCCGGGGGATCGTGCTGACCTCGGTCGCCGGACGGGTGCGCCACCGCGGCGACGTCGTGACGGCGGCCGGCGAGACGTACGCCGTCGACGTCAGCCACTGCCGCTACTGGCTCAGTGCCGACCCGGAGCACGACCAACTCAACCTCACCTTCCGGCACCAGGACCTCGCCGACCTCCATCTGCGCTGGTTCGGCACCGCCGCCAGCCCCCGGCTGTGGGAGCTGGCCTTCGGGTTGGGCGGTCCCGGCTCGAGCTGGCTGGCGCTGCTCGACTACGCGGCACGCGGGGTCGCCGAGCTGCCCGAGGAGATGGCCGACGGAGCCCTCGGCCGACGGGTCGCGGAGCTGATGGGGGTGCACCTGCTCACCGAGTGGAGCCGCCGGTTCGGCGAGGTCCCGGACGTGGCGACCCCCGCACCGCGGTACGTCGGCGCCGCGGAGGCCTATCTGCGCGAACATGCCAGCGCCGCCCCCACCCTCGGTGAGGTCGCCGCCGCCGTGGGGGTGAGCGTGCGGGCGCTCACCCTCGGATTCCGGCGCTACCGCGACCGGTCGCCGATCGCCTTCCTGCGCGACCTCCGGATGGACGGTGTGCGGGCGGACCTGCTCGACGCCGGGCCCGACGCCACGGTCTCGTCGGTGATCGCGGGCTGGGGCTACGTCAACCACGGCGTGTTCGCGCGCTCCTACGAGCAGCGCTTCGGCGAGCTCCCGTCGGTCACCCTCGGCAGGGCCTCGACCCGACGCTGA